One Acetoanaerobium noterae genomic region harbors:
- a CDS encoding copper amine oxidase N-terminal domain-containing protein, with product MKRKLSLLMVLMMMLTLIPANMAFAASDAVVNTTTTSADGTVNFQIQIDPKGTGFEPNGSFEIALGENAEWLTSGSTFVINVAGSSPVQPTKERETEKRVEFKMPATVPAGEIVITGKVQLDGASAGDQKVTIEDLGNSGVSRQVLTYAVVSGSGSVISRRLEDVKTVTRSAQAVGAEFELREVSAKALSTANGASFKLRLPKDMSWNQADTVVTLNNVAADVTKTFSDREMTVTFANGKISDSVMDRIIVKPVISISKDAKFGDIEIEVIDVNANMDADDVKVAEYKEFGAVLEVDKVKSIVAGTEKTSKEYTVKITLDPNGASFIPSRTIDFTVAGGDLKLKGSVTGGTMETGKDTISGKYDDEFGIQANSTTAKIEFEAYLKADWDANGELKLTAKGAGVEEQTIKLADVLAPAKITTKVDDTKTVADVVVGLQNQATPEIIITETEAGSLAEGYYVFDLNQARYAGVEFIDSTVKFETTGDISVDDVYTIENGDKVVVYVDGESNKEASSIVIKGLTVTLDRAVPFGQLDLRFGAVVADGDQGTITDGEFGIDPEKKSFEYEVETIIEKVPFLNVVTEVQTARQQKTVFTLDSTTYTVGSETKTLDAAPYISNNRTMLPIGTVAQLAGATLNYSATTRTAVFTKDNLVVSMNLDTNILLVNGSPVPMDAKPEIVNSRAFVPVVYVAQAFGIQNGIDIVYDAATRTVTLFPNAQ from the coding sequence ATGAAGAGAAAATTATCTCTATTAATGGTATTAATGATGATGTTAACATTAATACCTGCTAACATGGCGTTTGCTGCAAGTGATGCTGTTGTTAACACAACAACAACAAGTGCTGACGGAACAGTAAACTTCCAAATCCAGATTGACCCTAAAGGTACAGGTTTTGAGCCTAATGGAAGTTTTGAAATTGCATTAGGAGAAAATGCTGAGTGGTTAACTTCTGGAAGTACTTTTGTTATTAATGTAGCTGGTTCTTCTCCAGTTCAACCAACAAAAGAAAGAGAAACAGAAAAAAGAGTGGAATTCAAGATGCCAGCAACAGTACCAGCTGGAGAAATTGTAATCACTGGTAAAGTTCAACTAGACGGCGCTTCTGCCGGGGACCAAAAAGTAACAATTGAAGATCTTGGAAACTCAGGAGTTTCTAGACAAGTTCTTACTTACGCTGTAGTTTCTGGTTCTGGATCAGTTATATCTAGAAGATTAGAAGACGTTAAAACTGTAACTAGATCTGCTCAAGCGGTTGGCGCAGAGTTTGAACTTAGAGAAGTTTCAGCTAAAGCTCTTAGCACTGCAAATGGAGCTAGCTTTAAATTAAGACTTCCTAAGGATATGTCATGGAATCAAGCAGATACTGTAGTTACATTAAACAATGTAGCGGCAGATGTGACAAAAACATTTAGCGATAGAGAAATGACAGTTACTTTTGCAAATGGAAAAATTTCTGATAGCGTAATGGATAGAATTATTGTTAAGCCAGTAATATCTATTTCTAAGGATGCTAAATTCGGAGATATAGAAATCGAAGTAATTGATGTAAATGCTAATATGGACGCTGACGATGTGAAAGTTGCTGAATATAAAGAATTTGGCGCTGTGCTAGAAGTGGATAAAGTTAAGAGCATAGTTGCTGGTACAGAAAAAACTAGCAAAGAATATACTGTAAAAATTACACTTGACCCAAATGGAGCTTCTTTTATTCCTTCAAGAACTATAGATTTCACAGTTGCTGGTGGAGACCTTAAATTAAAAGGTTCTGTTACTGGTGGAACTATGGAAACAGGAAAAGACACTATATCTGGAAAATATGATGATGAATTTGGTATCCAAGCAAATTCAACTACTGCAAAAATTGAATTTGAAGCTTATTTAAAAGCTGATTGGGATGCTAATGGTGAATTAAAACTTACTGCTAAAGGTGCAGGGGTTGAAGAGCAAACAATTAAATTGGCTGATGTTTTAGCGCCAGCTAAAATCACTACTAAAGTAGATGATACAAAAACTGTTGCTGATGTAGTAGTTGGACTTCAAAATCAAGCTACTCCAGAAATTATTATTACTGAGACAGAAGCTGGTTCTTTAGCAGAAGGATACTATGTATTCGATCTTAACCAAGCTAGATATGCTGGAGTAGAATTTATTGATTCTACAGTTAAGTTCGAGACTACTGGAGATATCAGTGTTGATGATGTTTACACTATTGAAAATGGCGATAAAGTAGTAGTATATGTAGATGGAGAGTCAAATAAAGAAGCTTCTTCTATAGTTATAAAAGGTCTAACTGTTACTCTTGACAGAGCTGTTCCATTTGGACAACTTGATTTAAGATTTGGAGCAGTTGTAGCTGATGGAGATCAAGGAACAATCACTGATGGAGAATTTGGTATTGACCCAGAGAAAAAGAGTTTTGAATATGAAGTTGAAACTATAATTGAGAAAGTTCCTTTCTTAAACGTAGTAACAGAAGTACAAACAGCTAGACAACAAAAAACTGTATTTACTTTAGATTCTACAACTTACACTGTAGGTTCTGAAACTAAAACTTTAGATGCAGCACCATATATTTCTAACAACAGAACTATGCTTCCTATCGGAACTGTAGCTCAATTAGCAGGTGCTACTCTTAACTACTCAGCAACTACTAGAACTGCTGTATTTACTAAAGATAACCTAGTTGTATCTATGAACTTAGACACTAATATTCTTCTAGTAAACGGATCTCCAGTTCCAATGGATGCTAAGCCAGAGATAGTTAACAGCAGAGCATTTGTACCAGTTGTTTATGTTGCACAAGCTTTCGGTATCCAAAACGGAATCGATATAGTTTATGATGCAGCTACAAGAACTGTAACTTTATTCCCTAACGCTCAATAA
- a CDS encoding S41 family peptidase, which translates to MKKLRQILTLLFTTMILSTNLAYADPITKDQEFFDAVKEYIMQNYALEVTEDQLYDAAIKGMFDALDPYSTYMDEEEYKAFMEEATGEFAGIGAVVGKRDDGFYLVSINEGSPASKAGLKPMDVLISVNDKAIDLKQDTESLVKQIRGQAGTNVKLIVKRGNEVLTVNIVRAQIQVNPIEYKTLEKDLGYIRITEFNNNTYTNMTTAIQDLKKQGIKKVILDLRGNPGGSLDQVLKVSNYFVPKGKLLEIQYKEDKPDVFYSNGNLQFEKVAVLIDGNTASASEILAGAIQDTNSGTLVGTTTYGKGVVQDLYPLKNGEAIKLTIAKYVLPSGRSINLKGLNPDKKVEYITPTNNSDTDNQLNTAIEFIKQK; encoded by the coding sequence ATGAAAAAACTAAGACAGATATTAACCTTGCTATTCACTACCATGATATTGTCTACAAATCTTGCATATGCAGATCCGATAACAAAAGATCAAGAATTCTTTGATGCAGTCAAAGAGTACATCATGCAAAACTACGCTTTAGAAGTAACAGAAGACCAGCTATACGATGCAGCTATAAAGGGTATGTTTGATGCACTTGACCCATATAGCACTTATATGGATGAAGAAGAATACAAAGCCTTCATGGAAGAAGCTACAGGTGAATTTGCAGGTATAGGGGCAGTAGTAGGAAAAAGAGATGATGGATTTTATCTAGTAAGCATAAACGAAGGCTCACCAGCGTCAAAAGCAGGGCTAAAGCCTATGGACGTATTAATATCTGTAAATGATAAAGCGATAGACCTAAAACAAGATACAGAGTCTCTAGTGAAACAAATAAGAGGACAAGCAGGAACCAACGTAAAGCTAATTGTAAAAAGAGGAAATGAAGTTCTTACAGTAAATATAGTAAGAGCGCAGATTCAAGTAAACCCTATAGAATACAAAACCTTAGAAAAAGACCTAGGCTATATCAGAATAACTGAATTCAATAATAATACCTATACTAACATGACTACAGCTATACAAGACCTAAAAAAGCAAGGAATAAAAAAAGTAATCCTAGACCTAAGAGGAAACCCAGGAGGCTCTTTAGACCAGGTCCTAAAAGTATCTAACTATTTCGTACCAAAAGGCAAGCTCCTAGAGATACAATATAAGGAAGATAAACCTGATGTATTTTATTCTAATGGTAACCTTCAGTTTGAAAAAGTTGCAGTACTAATAGATGGAAACACAGCATCTGCATCAGAAATCCTAGCAGGAGCTATTCAGGACACAAACTCAGGAACGCTAGTTGGAACTACTACCTATGGGAAAGGAGTAGTTCAAGACTTATATCCTCTAAAAAATGGGGAAGCCATAAAGCTAACTATAGCAAAATATGTCTTACCATCAGGTAGAAGTATAAACTTAAAAGGATTAAATCCTGACAAAAAAGTAGAGTATATCACGCCAACAAATAACTCAGATACAGATAATCAGCTAAACACAGCGATTGAATTTATAAAGCAGAAATAA
- a CDS encoding IPT/TIG domain-containing protein, with translation MITKYNSNTKNLSSRKSKSGRNKKSMISFILLFALLFTSIPMESFAATPTISINRFQFIQEVSGGKTKNKIEITGFNFVEYINNNPVDVVRNISIGNGTATTTMQDIIAAGGKVTITETLIRIEAPDTGPITLGMNTNGTSYITITARDQSAKVFETNVNQLPSVGGSFVESKLYAGQPVEIEGSGFTGVTDFMVAGASHTPGTPAGSGRLTVTATKLSIDALQKNILGAETSIILRKENTTTVSGQVDTIPVIFSVDYKNRVTVYDRLSGMDNLLVLPSEGPVSKSSLITVYAMDELGTTKLTNKFTDKMRIFLRKAEDNTIEIPLQNVELKYEKIGGVDTVVGITGYTPAIDSRKEVDKLYHAVIRDPANPLAEGIKKNAYTFVTGDPAPSIVGLYPGEGPSTGGTDVTIVGRNIINVASSGITKPQGVEFKAEQTPSREGNDTLVIDYDILGETASNKAMYGEKQIVDIQRKIKTKISLYTTPKELEIQYSKLNTESYGTAHYTTITEDGLVVTTPNANVDGPQAVILEIETIMELEDGTVISIPEGTRYSSFIYKEVEPRPVIQSVEPPYGYYYNVDAVEKPLMIRIKGSKFQAIKDPVTGEISYPEVKFKLPDGQSLPVKISKEPGDIKVLDKGAQIDGQFKTLGDTLVVSVLPDSALGDLKSLILKEALQPDGYRFLYGIVEVQNPQGGTNILSTEGVKFEFRHPDDVLGNTTAHSKQPIISQVLLNGNVPVQKLSSDKDNEVEIRFSTRAGLSDLSKVKVTIDGMDISNKISSRTNDGNQAVIKVVIPRGIVGKTRLQIILNEGLMDSYDITFDNLLGPEIKDITPNTGDAGTIAIIKRDTKANTIGFKPALSTSADEQERVGSRVLLNGQDINELFSGYSKDVDGKVIYQDSDIFTNFTDPSQPLSIPGKYIYVVDADTIYMKLPEAIDAGKYTIQIKNPDGSESTSAKIFTVIDSIAKTKIGTIDPGQDDETGGIITTITADTGTNFKGEIDVYFGSQKATVVGYNLDYTKAYVKVPPLTDFKFPTNPADIDKIQSFTVPVTVANKVNKSTDTKSDGFIYLNPNYTVKITKIYREGMSSTDQNANKVNVGDYIWIEGENFRGTTTDGKTVENLPIVMFGYTKVQAEDYDIMNIGTDRAELSRIKVKVPPKPINAANDGSVDILVQNYDGAKAIQPKGVIYGTGNPSIDEKTSILRARKTGERIEIFAKEVFKDGLIVAFGDRTYKKELGSNQKDFITNEKGELEQIVVRYIPGQTENIEVYYRDPSGALTLMEDATLLTTTSETVTGGKIALGNEPGITKIIGINWQNPDYHKATSAASNPDQLKTYNKEYMSIKTIQEGSNNYLEIRRALGKVESFKIDKLNNSVIGINTPFHDKIEKTTITLINSDGSSATAPFEFHGGLDAPVITDLEGSKDRNVMIDGAQQKVKVKTQDYTVDGTMKVLGKNFKDVQSVKIGTKEVKVESVSQDYTYMIVSVPKGTPEEVGQPLQVTVVTKEGNAFSSRTEPPVYFMYIAADSKPVIETVTPVVGPRTGGTLVTIKGKGFREKDEFGVISDNVDERITITVNGSMPAGLKSTVKNEQGEIVELKVIMPPSVTGKAKLQVINADGGTSEPKDFTYISQPKISQTEGSLFFNDTTTEVRLFGEDFQSGVKVVIGADQTKGKKPADASVSGMIGVTADGQNQEGHLVGGVEAADVKVTGTNQITFKMPDGIESLENTSIIIVNPDTGMSEPGQGNIKPPVPDVPDIEAIPGFERTMILRWKVDKDVLNAAEKFEIYVRERRSGDYTFVGDTKQDTTDQSYVIKGLKYDTTYDILVRVLNKYGEAEDFGSVRETTLKQNQDYKEKEKVDAVDKAVTNIETQGKQEVIGDTLYYTVGTRESTINLSNTTAKNKTKYVQIPVRDIKAGNKTITITDKDLSLTVSYSSLNTPELRNAPDDAVFRFKISAAEKQVEESLTRAIPRAYKKASNVYGIYFELAQPKLVTPIAMLAGSATININSPAYPKYHAVYIESADTFSILQSNIITQGGNYVLLTNK, from the coding sequence ATGATTACAAAATATAATTCAAACACAAAAAACCTATCAAGCAGAAAAAGTAAGTCTGGAAGAAATAAAAAATCCATGATTTCCTTTATACTTTTATTTGCACTATTATTTACATCTATACCTATGGAAAGCTTTGCGGCTACTCCAACTATATCTATTAATAGATTCCAATTCATTCAAGAGGTGAGTGGTGGAAAAACAAAAAATAAAATCGAGATTACTGGATTTAATTTTGTGGAGTACATCAACAACAATCCTGTAGACGTAGTTAGGAATATAAGTATAGGAAATGGTACAGCTACTACTACCATGCAAGATATAATAGCGGCTGGAGGAAAAGTTACTATAACAGAAACCTTGATTAGAATAGAAGCTCCAGATACTGGTCCTATTACACTAGGAATGAACACAAATGGAACGTCATATATAACTATTACAGCAAGAGATCAGAGTGCAAAGGTTTTTGAAACCAATGTAAATCAGCTTCCATCTGTTGGAGGATCTTTCGTAGAAAGTAAGCTTTATGCTGGTCAACCAGTTGAAATAGAGGGTTCTGGGTTTACTGGAGTTACTGATTTTATGGTAGCTGGAGCTTCTCATACACCAGGCACTCCTGCTGGGTCAGGAAGACTTACTGTTACTGCTACAAAACTATCTATAGATGCACTTCAAAAAAATATACTAGGTGCTGAAACGAGCATAATACTTAGAAAAGAAAATACTACAACGGTAAGCGGTCAAGTTGATACTATACCAGTTATATTTTCTGTAGATTATAAAAATAGAGTCACTGTGTACGACAGACTAAGTGGAATGGATAATCTGCTAGTACTTCCTTCGGAAGGACCAGTTTCTAAGTCAAGTCTTATAACAGTTTATGCAATGGATGAACTTGGAACTACAAAGCTAACAAATAAATTTACAGATAAAATGAGAATATTCCTAAGAAAAGCAGAAGATAATACCATTGAGATACCCCTTCAAAATGTTGAGCTTAAATATGAAAAAATAGGAGGAGTGGATACAGTTGTAGGAATTACAGGATATACTCCAGCTATAGATAGCAGAAAAGAAGTAGATAAACTCTATCATGCTGTCATAAGAGACCCAGCTAATCCTCTTGCAGAAGGGATTAAGAAAAATGCCTATACATTTGTAACAGGAGATCCAGCACCGTCCATAGTAGGACTGTATCCGGGAGAAGGACCAAGTACTGGCGGAACAGATGTAACAATAGTTGGAAGAAATATAATTAACGTTGCATCGTCTGGAATTACAAAGCCTCAAGGAGTTGAATTTAAAGCGGAGCAAACTCCTTCTAGAGAAGGCAATGATACACTAGTTATAGACTACGATATACTAGGCGAGACAGCCTCAAATAAAGCTATGTATGGAGAGAAACAGATAGTTGATATACAAAGAAAAATAAAGACCAAAATTTCTCTATATACTACACCTAAAGAATTAGAAATTCAGTACAGTAAACTCAATACAGAAAGTTATGGAACGGCTCATTATACAACTATCACAGAAGATGGTTTAGTAGTAACTACACCTAATGCAAATGTGGATGGACCACAGGCAGTTATTTTAGAGATAGAAACTATTATGGAGTTAGAAGATGGAACTGTAATATCCATTCCAGAAGGAACCAGATACTCATCTTTTATCTACAAAGAAGTAGAACCTAGACCAGTAATACAAAGTGTAGAGCCACCTTATGGATATTACTACAACGTAGATGCAGTGGAAAAACCATTAATGATTAGAATTAAAGGTTCTAAATTCCAAGCAATTAAGGATCCAGTTACAGGAGAAATATCATATCCAGAAGTTAAATTCAAGCTACCTGATGGACAAAGTCTTCCAGTAAAGATATCAAAAGAGCCTGGAGATATAAAGGTTTTAGATAAGGGAGCTCAAATCGACGGACAATTTAAAACTTTAGGAGATACATTGGTCGTATCAGTATTACCGGATTCTGCATTAGGGGATTTAAAGTCATTAATACTAAAAGAAGCCCTTCAGCCAGATGGATATAGATTCCTTTACGGTATAGTGGAAGTACAAAATCCTCAAGGAGGCACCAATATACTATCGACTGAGGGAGTGAAATTTGAATTTAGGCATCCCGATGACGTATTAGGTAATACAACAGCCCATTCTAAGCAACCAATAATATCGCAGGTGCTATTAAATGGTAATGTTCCTGTTCAAAAGCTTAGCTCTGATAAAGACAATGAAGTTGAAATAAGATTTAGCACTAGAGCAGGGCTTAGCGATTTGAGCAAAGTAAAGGTTACTATAGATGGAATGGATATAAGCAATAAAATATCATCTAGAACGAATGATGGAAATCAAGCAGTTATCAAAGTAGTAATTCCAAGAGGAATAGTAGGGAAAACTAGACTCCAGATAATTCTTAATGAAGGATTGATGGATTCATATGATATTACTTTTGACAATCTACTTGGACCAGAAATTAAAGATATTACACCTAATACAGGTGATGCAGGAACTATAGCAATAATAAAGAGAGACACAAAAGCAAATACTATAGGATTCAAGCCAGCTCTTAGTACTTCTGCTGATGAGCAAGAGAGAGTAGGAAGTAGAGTATTATTAAACGGACAAGACATAAATGAATTATTTTCAGGATATTCAAAGGATGTTGATGGCAAGGTAATATATCAAGATAGTGATATATTTACAAACTTTACTGATCCATCTCAGCCACTTAGTATACCAGGAAAATATATTTATGTAGTAGATGCGGATACTATATATATGAAGCTTCCAGAAGCTATTGATGCTGGGAAATATACAATTCAAATAAAAAACCCAGATGGAAGTGAGAGCACCTCTGCTAAAATATTTACAGTTATAGACTCCATAGCAAAAACAAAAATAGGAACTATCGATCCAGGACAAGATGATGAAACAGGAGGAATAATAACTACTATTACAGCAGATACAGGAACAAACTTCAAAGGGGAAATAGATGTTTATTTCGGAAGTCAAAAAGCAACTGTAGTAGGCTACAATCTAGACTATACAAAAGCATATGTAAAGGTACCACCACTCACGGATTTTAAATTCCCAACTAATCCTGCTGATATTGATAAAATTCAGTCCTTTACAGTTCCAGTAACAGTAGCTAACAAAGTAAATAAATCTACAGATACTAAATCGGATGGGTTTATTTACCTCAACCCAAATTACACAGTAAAAATAACAAAAATATATAGAGAAGGCATGTCATCTACTGACCAAAATGCAAATAAAGTGAATGTTGGAGACTATATATGGATTGAGGGAGAAAACTTTAGAGGAACCACTACAGATGGGAAAACCGTAGAAAATCTTCCGATAGTCATGTTTGGCTATACAAAAGTTCAAGCAGAGGACTATGACATAATGAATATAGGAACAGATAGAGCAGAGCTATCAAGAATAAAAGTAAAAGTACCACCAAAACCAATAAATGCTGCAAATGATGGTTCTGTTGATATATTAGTTCAAAACTACGATGGAGCTAAAGCTATTCAACCAAAAGGTGTTATATATGGAACAGGCAATCCTTCTATTGATGAAAAAACATCTATTCTAAGAGCAAGAAAAACTGGTGAACGAATAGAAATTTTTGCAAAGGAAGTATTTAAGGACGGATTAATAGTTGCATTTGGAGATAGAACTTACAAAAAAGAACTTGGTTCAAACCAAAAAGACTTTATAACCAATGAAAAAGGTGAATTAGAACAAATTGTAGTAAGATATATCCCAGGACAGACAGAAAATATTGAGGTGTACTATAGAGATCCTTCAGGAGCCTTGACTTTAATGGAGGACGCAACTCTATTGACTACTACTTCTGAGACTGTAACTGGAGGTAAAATAGCACTTGGAAATGAACCGGGAATTACAAAAATAATAGGAATAAACTGGCAAAATCCAGATTACCACAAAGCTACAAGTGCTGCATCAAATCCTGATCAGCTAAAAACCTATAATAAGGAATATATGTCTATAAAAACTATCCAAGAAGGCTCGAACAACTACTTAGAAATTAGAAGAGCACTTGGGAAAGTTGAAAGCTTTAAAATCGATAAACTTAACAATTCAGTTATAGGTATAAACACACCGTTTCACGATAAAATTGAAAAAACTACTATAACTTTAATAAACTCAGATGGCTCATCAGCAACAGCTCCATTTGAATTCCACGGTGGACTAGATGCGCCAGTGATTACTGATTTAGAAGGTAGCAAAGACAGAAATGTAATGATAGATGGAGCTCAGCAAAAAGTAAAGGTTAAAACCCAAGACTACACAGTAGACGGAACGATGAAAGTATTAGGAAAGAATTTTAAAGATGTTCAGTCTGTAAAAATAGGAACTAAGGAAGTGAAAGTAGAGTCAGTTTCTCAAGACTACACTTATATGATAGTATCGGTTCCTAAAGGTACTCCAGAAGAAGTAGGACAGCCTCTTCAAGTAACGGTTGTTACTAAAGAAGGAAATGCCTTTTCATCTAGAACTGAGCCACCTGTATACTTCATGTATATAGCTGCAGACTCAAAACCTGTAATAGAAACAGTAACACCAGTTGTTGGACCTAGAACAGGTGGAACTCTCGTTACCATTAAAGGTAAAGGATTTAGAGAAAAGGATGAATTTGGAGTAATATCAGATAATGTAGATGAGAGAATAACTATTACAGTAAACGGCTCTATGCCAGCTGGATTAAAAAGCACGGTTAAAAACGAGCAAGGCGAAATTGTAGAGCTAAAAGTAATTATGCCACCATCAGTAACTGGAAAAGCAAAGCTTCAGGTTATAAATGCAGATGGAGGAACATCGGAGCCAAAGGATTTCACATATATTTCTCAGCCTAAGATTTCGCAAACAGAAGGCTCTCTTTTCTTCAATGATACAACGACTGAGGTAAGACTTTTTGGAGAGGATTTCCAATCAGGAGTTAAAGTTGTAATAGGAGCAGATCAGACTAAAGGCAAGAAACCTGCTGATGCTTCTGTGTCAGGAATGATAGGAGTAACAGCTGATGGACAAAATCAAGAAGGACATCTTGTAGGAGGAGTAGAGGCAGCAGATGTTAAGGTTACAGGAACTAACCAAATAACCTTTAAAATGCCTGATGGAATAGAATCACTTGAAAATACTTCAATCATAATAGTGAATCCAGACACGGGTATGTCTGAACCAGGGCAAGGAAATATCAAACCACCAGTACCAGACGTCCCAGACATCGAGGCTATACCAGGCTTTGAAAGAACCATGATACTAAGATGGAAAGTAGATAAGGACGTACTAAACGCAGCAGAAAAATTTGAAATCTACGTAAGAGAGCGTAGAAGCGGAGACTATACCTTTGTAGGAGATACAAAGCAAGATACAACGGATCAGTCCTACGTAATAAAAGGGCTAAAATACGACACAACCTACGATATATTAGTTAGAGTACTGAATAAATACGGTGAAGCAGAAGATTTTGGAAGTGTGAGAGAAACTACCTTGAAACAAAATCAAGACTACAAAGAAAAAGAAAAGGTAGATGCAGTGGATAAAGCTGTAACTAATATAGAAACTCAAGGGAAACAGGAAGTAATAGGAGATACCTTGTATTACACTGTAGGAACTAGAGAATCTACTATCAATCTTTCAAATACTACTGCAAAAAATAAAACAAAATACGTTCAGATTCCTGTAAGAGATATAAAAGCAGGAAACAAAACTATAACAATAACAGATAAAGACCTAAGCCTGACAGTAAGCTACAGCTCACTTAATACACCAGAGCTTAGAAATGCACCAGATGATGCGGTATTTAGATTTAAGATATCAGCGGCAGAAAAACAAGTAGAAGAAAGCCTGACTAGAGCTATACCTAGAGCCTACAAAAAAGCCTCTAACGTATATGGAATCTACTTTGAGCTAGCACAGCCAAAGCTAGTAACTCCTATAGCTATGCTAGCAGGAAGTGCTACTATAAACATCAACTCCCCAGCATATCCTAAATACCACGCAGTATATATAGAAAGTGCAGATACATTCTCAATACTGCAGTCAAACATCATCACGCAAGGAGGAAACTATGTACTTCTTACAAACAAATAA
- a CDS encoding S-layer homology domain-containing protein, translating into MKKIFSTILAGLMISSLAVSSAYAEPLGGFDPGIENLQGYQEVVFLTGRPVLMKGTVKTSIKEKDDERTEKYTYKLEDASGEFTLSRSLSLTATLQDNYGQTVEVAEVDSFKETIKLGDVTYSADDKTSEFTQSIIYDNKPAVSYYAGNMAYRKVYKGDDETPTITVDMEGSSVGYDQAWGNTETRTMNYYISSSDPKGIQGSYTVKNSNNITKDIVYAENQPTQISFRGGYMVSEKDESVMEYSYDINGRVGSNSLTLANNPKFTRLNVPELRDTSGHWAEESIKILASLNAISPNAKNFAPSLAISREEFAKAVAVVSDIVEEETTVRRSKKTQEQPLFTDTALDSEKYKYVKAVATKGIMGGVGEDRFEPKGELSKAQAATILINALGVEALAPNGAYSTGFKDDYSIPYWAKDSVYMARSLGLIDGTENGFFQPNKSLTRAEAASILNNYIHYLSYDLREDFRERIVNY; encoded by the coding sequence ATGAAAAAAATTTTTTCAACGATTTTAGCAGGCCTGATGATATCATCTCTTGCTGTATCATCTGCCTATGCAGAGCCTCTTGGAGGATTTGACCCAGGAATAGAAAATCTTCAAGGTTATCAGGAAGTTGTATTTCTGACAGGAAGACCAGTCCTTATGAAGGGAACAGTGAAAACCTCTATAAAAGAAAAAGACGATGAAAGAACAGAAAAATATACCTACAAGCTAGAAGACGCATCTGGAGAATTCACTCTTTCACGTTCTCTATCTCTTACGGCAACACTTCAGGATAACTATGGACAAACAGTAGAGGTAGCTGAGGTGGATTCGTTTAAAGAAACTATAAAGCTAGGGGATGTGACCTACAGCGCAGATGATAAGACCTCTGAATTCACTCAAAGTATCATCTACGATAACAAGCCTGCTGTCAGCTACTACGCAGGTAACATGGCTTATAGGAAGGTATATAAAGGAGACGACGAAACTCCAACTATCACAGTGGATATGGAAGGAAGCTCTGTAGGCTACGACCAAGCATGGGGAAATACAGAAACTAGGACCATGAACTACTATATATCATCTTCTGACCCAAAAGGCATCCAAGGAAGCTACACAGTAAAAAATTCAAACAACATAACTAAAGATATAGTATATGCAGAAAACCAGCCTACTCAGATTTCATTTAGAGGGGGTTATATGGTATCGGAAAAAGATGAAAGCGTAATGGAATATTCATATGATATAAACGGCAGAGTAGGTTCAAACTCACTTACACTTGCAAACAATCCAAAGTTCACTAGGCTAAATGTTCCAGAACTTAGAGATACTAGTGGGCACTGGGCGGAAGAATCAATAAAAATCCTAGCATCATTAAACGCTATTTCGCCAAATGCAAAGAACTTCGCTCCATCACTGGCGATAAGCAGAGAAGAGTTTGCAAAAGCTGTAGCTGTGGTATCAGATATAGTAGAAGAAGAAACCACAGTAAGAAGAAGCAAGAAAACTCAAGAGCAACCACTATTTACTGACACTGCACTAGACTCAGAAAAATATAAATACGTAAAAGCAGTAGCGACAAAAGGCATCATGGGTGGAGTAGGAGAAGATAGATTTGAGCCAAAGGGAGAGCTTAGCAAGGCTCAAGCAGCAACCATCCTCATAAATGCTCTAGGAGTAGAAGCCCTAGCACCTAATGGAGCTTACTCTACAGGGTTCAAAGATGATTACTCTATACCTTACTGGGCAAAGGATTCTGTATATATGGCTAGAAGCCTAGGACTAATCGATGGAACAGAAAACGGATTCTTCCAGCCGAACAAAAGCTTAACTAGAGCAGAAGCAGCTAGCATACTAAATAACTACATTCACTACCTCAGCTATGACCTGAGAGAGGATTTTAGAGAAAGAATAGTCAACTACTAA